One window of Dermochelys coriacea isolate rDerCor1 chromosome 22, rDerCor1.pri.v4, whole genome shotgun sequence genomic DNA carries:
- the SC5D gene encoding lathosterol oxidase, translating into MDLVLNYVDYNFFTPHVYPTTWPEDEPFRQITSLLIVTNLGALVLYLLFGTLSYYLVFDHSLKQHPQFLENQVQLEIKYALQSLPWISIPTVALFFAEVRGYSRLYDNIEDSPYGWFGVILSMLSFLFFTDMCIYWIHRFLHHKLVYKHLHKPHHRWKVATPFASHAFHPVDGFLQSIPYHIYPFLFPLHKVTYLGLYIAVNVWTISIHDGDYRVPDFLKHIINGSAHHTDHHLYFDYNYGQYFTLWDKIGGSYKSPSSFEGKGPHDYLKKLKSGELAHIENGHVDEELVNRDSLKNE; encoded by the exons ATGGATCTAGTCCTGAACTATGTAGATTACAACTTTTTTACACCACATGTGTATCCAACCACATGGCCTGAGGATGAGCCCTTTCGACAGATCACCAGTCTTCTTATTGTAACAAATCTTGGTGCACTTGTGCTTTATTTGCTGTTTGGAACTTTGAGCTACTACTTGGTTTTTGATCACTCTCTGAAGCAACACCCCCAGTTTCTAGAG AATCAGGTGCAGCTTGAGATAAAATATGCTCTCCAGTCACTGCCCTGGATCAGCATCCCCACAGTTGCGCTCTTCTTTGCAGAGGTCAGAGGTTACAGCAGGCTTTATGACAACATTGAAGACTCTCCATATG GATGGTTTGGTGTAATCCTTAGCAtgctctctttccttttcttcaccGATATGTGCATTTACTGGATTCACAGGTTCCTCCATCATAAACTTGTGTACAAG CATCTGCACAAGCCCCATCACCGCTGGAAGGTTGCTACACCATTTGCAAGTCACGCCTTCCACCCCGTGGATGGCTTCCTGCAGAGTATTCCATATCACATCTatcctttcctctttcctttgCACAAAGTGACCTACTTGGGTCTCTACATCGCTGTCAATGTCTGGACAATCTCTATTCATGATGGCGATTACCGCGTGCCGGATTTCTTGAAACACATTATCAATGGCTCTGCCCATCACACTGATCATCACTTGTATTTTGATTACAACTATGGTCAGTATTTCACACTCTGGGATAAAATTGGGGGCTCCTACAAAAGCCCCTCATCCTTTGAAGGGAAAGGGCCACATGATTATTTGAAAAAGCTAAAGAGTGGAGAATTGGCCCATATTGAAAATGGCCATGTGGATGAAGAATTGGTGAATAGAGACAGTCTAAAGAATGAATAA